The DNA segment TCGAGATATTGGGCTAGTTGTTCTAAATAAATTGCCGTAAAGGATTCACCAGGAGGGTCAATTAAGGCTTTTTTATCAGCTTGGATAAGATAGGAATTTGCCGTAGTTCCTCGTTGGCGGGAATACTCAACTTCAAATTTTAGACGCTCCCAAGTGCGCGATCGCAAAATCAGGGTATGTTCACCAATATCTGCAACTTGTACATCTCTAGGACGGCTGGAAGTCGCAATAGTCATATTTAATTCTCCTTTAAAGATTGGTGGGTGATTAGATACCCGACTTCTTCAAGAAGTCGAATATCTAGCTAATCTCGTCCATTTGCCTGCATTTTTTGATAGCGCTTGGCTATTTGTTGTTCTGGATCAATCCCTTCAAAAGTGGGTGGTAGCCAAACTCGCAGAACCAGCAATATTCCCAAAACTAATAAGAAGGCACAAGTCGCTAAAACTTGACTCCAATTAGTTTCTAGTACACCTTTAACAATGACTTCTCGCAAAGCGGAGACAATAGAAACCTCTACCGCCACGCCTATAGATATGCGTTGTTCTTGGAGGTAGATAATCAGCAGTCGGAATAACTCGACTAAAATCAGCAGAAACAAAATATCGGCAGTGACAACATGGAAATCTAAAGGCGGTAGCAGGGAAAGAAACATATCCCACACCTGGATAGCCATGAAGCTAAATAAACCGATACATAAGGAAATCACAATCACATCTTGAATCAATTCCAAGGTGCGGACGATGCGACCCCGATTGATTTCGTACGCGGAAATTGGGCTATCTTCTACAGGTTTGTACATGGGATTGGGGATTAGGGATTGGGGATTGGGGGTTGGGGACTGGGGATTGGGGATTGGGTATTGGGGATTGGGAATTTCTCCCCCTGCCTCCCTTGCTTTTTCTCAATCTCTATTCCCTAGTCCCCAGTGCTTAATTAGTAATGATTACCAACTTTGCGATGATGAACGGCTGTCATGGCATGGACATTGGCAACTCTGCCAACGTGAACAGTGCTGTAGATAATCCAATGGTCACCACAATCCATACGACTGGTGATTTCGCATTCCGTGTAAGCTAGGGATTCTGCAAGAATGGGGGAACCGTCGGTGGCTGGATAAGTTTTGATGCCTGCAAAGCGGTCTGCACCAGGGGCAAAGCGTTTGAGGAAATGTTTCATCAATCCTTGATAGTTATCTTCTTCCAGAACATTCAAAACAAAGTGATCGCCTACCTGCATTAAGGATTCAATGGCGCGTTCTTTGGAGACTGCAATGGCTACTCCCAAAGGATTTAGGCTAGCTTGTGTCACCCATGAGGCGAACATGGCACCTTGAATTTCTCCTTTTTTGGTAGTGATGATATATAAGCCGGTGCTAATCCGTCCTAAGGCTTTCTCTAAGTCGGTGTTGATGGATTTAATTTGTTTGATGGT comes from the Nostoc sp. PCC 7120 = FACHB-418 genome and includes:
- a CDS encoding phosphate-starvation-inducible PsiE family protein; translation: MYKPVEDSPISAYEINRGRIVRTLELIQDVIVISLCIGLFSFMAIQVWDMFLSLLPPLDFHVVTADILFLLILVELFRLLIIYLQEQRISIGVAVEVSIVSALREVIVKGVLETNWSQVLATCAFLLVLGILLVLRVWLPPTFEGIDPEQQIAKRYQKMQANGRD